The following are encoded in a window of Blastocatellia bacterium genomic DNA:
- a CDS encoding DUF1232 domain-containing protein, which produces MSDKKEKKKLRELLLFVPNLMKLLYDLLRDPRVSRADKAILAGVIMYVIVPIDVIPDFVPFVGMVDDSYLIAISLLRLLNRADRKVVLEHWKGGVDIKQLVENIANIAAYFMPERMRNALHGRIEVKGRLHVVTDPTAAKEV; this is translated from the coding sequence ATGTCAGATAAGAAAGAGAAGAAGAAGCTGCGCGAACTGCTGCTGTTCGTGCCCAACCTGATGAAGTTGCTTTACGACCTGCTCAGAGACCCGCGGGTCTCGCGGGCCGACAAGGCGATCCTTGCCGGCGTCATCATGTACGTGATCGTGCCGATTGACGTGATTCCTGATTTCGTGCCGTTTGTCGGCATGGTAGATGATTCTTACCTGATTGCGATTTCGCTCTTGCGCCTGCTCAACCGGGCCGACCGAAAGGTTGTGCTTGAGCACTGGAAGGGCGGCGTAGACATCAAACAACTGGTCGAGAACATCGCCAACATCGCGGCCTATTTCATGCCTGAGCGCATGCGTAACGCCTTACACGGCAGGATCGAGGTGAAGGGCCGCCTGCACGTCGTCACCGACCCGACGGCTGCTAAAGAAGTCTGA